In one window of Methanolobus mangrovi DNA:
- a CDS encoding cupin domain-containing protein: MFSKHKESDYKEVLPGIMMKAIVHGEKTLMTEFILKKGSLLPAHDHIHEQTGYMVSGKMLLTIGDNTHEVMPGDSWNIPSNVSHCAEILEDSIAVEVFSPRRDEYLE; encoded by the coding sequence ATGTTCAGCAAACATAAGGAATCTGATTACAAGGAAGTACTCCCCGGAATTATGATGAAAGCAATTGTCCACGGGGAGAAGACACTCATGACAGAGTTCATCTTGAAAAAAGGAAGCTTACTCCCGGCACATGACCATATTCACGAGCAGACCGGTTATATGGTCTCAGGAAAGATGCTACTCACCATAGGAGATAATACGCATGAAGTGATGCCTGGAGATTCGTGGAACATACCTTCAAATGTATCACATTGTGCTGAGATACTTGAAGATTCCATTGCTGTAGAAGTATTTTCCCCACGAAGAGATGAGTATCTGGAATAG
- the bcp gene encoding thioredoxin-dependent thiol peroxidase translates to MSKNSLTEGQKAPEFCLPDQNENEVCLKDFTGKWLVLYFYPKDNTSGCTKEAQDFTALKGDFESENTVILGVSKDSVKSHIKFIEKKELGITLLSDEDTSVHQKYDVWRMKKNYGKEYMGTVRSTFLIDTEGNIVKIWDNVRTKEHALKVLEVLREIKN, encoded by the coding sequence ATGAGCAAGAATTCACTTACAGAAGGTCAAAAAGCTCCAGAGTTCTGCCTCCCTGACCAGAATGAGAATGAAGTATGTCTGAAGGACTTTACTGGCAAATGGCTAGTCCTCTATTTCTACCCCAAAGACAACACCTCAGGATGCACAAAGGAAGCACAGGATTTTACAGCCCTGAAAGGTGACTTTGAATCAGAGAATACAGTAATTCTTGGAGTTAGTAAGGACAGCGTTAAATCTCATATAAAATTCATTGAGAAAAAAGAACTTGGTATAACCCTTCTCTCAGACGAGGATACCAGTGTTCACCAGAAATATGATGTCTGGAGAATGAAGAAAAATTATGGCAAGGAATACATGGGCACTGTGAGATCGACTTTTTTAATCGATACTGAAGGAAATATCGTTAAGATATGGGATAATGTCAGAACAAAGGAACACGCTCTGAAGGTGCTTGAGGTTTTGAGAGAGATTAAAAACTAG
- a CDS encoding DMT family transporter, whose product MSYLYLAFAIVFEICGTTCMKLSEGFTKPLPSILIFVFYGISFISFTIALKKIDVSVAYAIWAGLGVALISLIGHFGFNEPMPAARIISLALIAIGVIGLHLSTSVN is encoded by the coding sequence ATGAGTTACCTTTACCTGGCATTTGCAATAGTGTTCGAGATATGCGGAACCACTTGCATGAAACTATCTGAGGGATTTACAAAACCACTGCCATCCATATTGATATTTGTGTTCTATGGTATCAGTTTCATATCATTCACCATTGCACTGAAAAAGATAGATGTGAGTGTTGCCTATGCCATCTGGGCAGGACTTGGAGTGGCATTGATATCATTGATAGGACACTTTGGATTCAACGAACCAATGCCTGCTGCAAGAATAATATCCCTGGCACTGATAGCCATAGGTGTTATAGGACTGCATCTAAGCACCAGTGTAAACTAA
- a CDS encoding ABC transporter permease — protein MQTYEIGMVGLLFTFLLLFIPVLISYYLDLKLISSTIESAIRMVLQLAFVGIFLTFLFELNNSMLNVLWVLIMVFVASHTVLKNAELKTRYFFPLLVISLAATNYAMLLYFNMFIIDLDNLLDARYFIPIAGMVLGNSLRANVVGMDNFCTEIQRNENRYMFRLSMGAEKTEALIPYLRKSIRVALKPTIANMATIGIVFLPGMMTGQILAGASPLVAIEYQISIMITIYVTTMVNVFLGIIVLMHRGFDEYGMFRKDMLKNV, from the coding sequence ATGCAAACATACGAAATTGGTATGGTAGGTCTGTTATTCACCTTTCTGCTTCTGTTCATTCCCGTTCTCATAAGTTATTATCTGGATTTGAAATTAATATCATCCACAATTGAAAGTGCTATTAGGATGGTTCTTCAATTGGCCTTTGTGGGTATTTTTCTTACATTCCTCTTTGAACTGAACAACTCAATGCTGAATGTACTATGGGTACTTATCATGGTCTTTGTAGCATCCCATACGGTACTGAAGAATGCTGAACTCAAAACCCGGTATTTTTTCCCTCTACTGGTTATTTCCCTTGCTGCCACTAACTATGCTATGCTTCTCTATTTCAATATGTTCATCATAGATCTGGATAATCTCTTAGATGCACGCTATTTCATACCAATTGCCGGTATGGTGCTTGGTAATTCACTAAGGGCAAATGTAGTTGGCATGGACAATTTCTGTACTGAAATCCAGAGAAACGAGAACCGGTATATGTTCCGTTTGTCAATGGGTGCTGAAAAGACAGAAGCCCTAATTCCCTATTTACGTAAAAGCATAAGGGTTGCACTGAAACCTACCATTGCAAATATGGCTACCATAGGTATCGTTTTTCTTCCCGGCATGATGACGGGACAGATACTTGCCGGTGCAAGCCCACTGGTTGCAATAGAATACCAGATATCCATAATGATTACTATCTATGTGACAACCATGGTGAATGTATTTCTGGGTATAATCGTACTCATGCACAGGGGTTTTGATGAATACGGAATGTTCAGAAAGGATATGCTTAAAAATGTCTGA
- a CDS encoding ABC transporter ATP-binding protein, with translation MEMLSIQNLSIEYDGKPILSDFNLSVAKGDKILIKGRSGIGKSTIFRLIMGFGVQSSGTIALDDILIDSNSVWDIRKRIAYVSQDTDIGDGKVGDLIDEIFSFKANKDVLDHDLLGKVMYDLSLPHEILNKDYMKLSGGERQRIALVMALLSGKDIFLLDEVTAELDAALKQKVVDIFFGNPDWTVLSISHDREWKTENARVIDFSREAN, from the coding sequence ATGGAAATGTTGAGCATTCAAAATCTTTCTATCGAATACGATGGAAAACCAATTCTTTCAGATTTCAATCTATCTGTTGCAAAAGGAGATAAGATTCTTATAAAAGGGAGATCGGGAATTGGAAAATCAACAATTTTCAGGCTGATAATGGGATTCGGTGTACAAAGTTCCGGTACAATTGCCCTTGATGATATTCTGATAGATAGCAATTCAGTATGGGATATCAGGAAAAGAATTGCTTATGTATCCCAGGATACGGATATTGGTGATGGGAAAGTAGGTGACCTTATAGATGAGATATTTTCTTTCAAGGCAAATAAGGATGTTCTTGACCATGATCTACTTGGGAAAGTTATGTATGATCTATCTTTGCCTCATGAGATCCTTAACAAGGACTACATGAAACTCTCAGGAGGGGAAAGGCAAAGAATAGCCCTTGTTATGGCCTTGCTGTCGGGCAAGGATATCTTTCTGCTTGATGAGGTCACAGCAGAACTTGATGCAGCATTAAAACAGAAGGTTGTAGATATTTTCTTCGGCAATCCTGACTGGACCGTACTTTCCATATCCCATGACAGGGAGTGGAAAACTGAAAATGCCAGGGTCATTGACTTTTCAAGGGAGGCAAACTGA
- a CDS encoding DUF1638 domain-containing protein: MPVLSFIACRMFEDEIVHIIENDSSINSLLIVENEDCGGLKDKLDNAGCEYTLVSECDISGHLKEGGYTMIVEMLELALHATPEHLKEVVYGKAREMSEYSDGILLFYGLCGNVLGKVDTDLADLPCPVRILKEDNGTVIDDCIGAVLGSRAAYLEKLKSFHGVGTFFMTPMWAAHWREMVVSAGMTPDPDDIKLSKFVFDYAGYKNVAKMDTGLHYEKQFEPMVEEFARLFEFDIIDMEASPDLMVSCYKQLKKDVVPDQN, translated from the coding sequence ATGCCAGTACTGAGTTTCATTGCCTGTCGGATGTTTGAGGATGAGATTGTCCATATAATTGAAAATGATAGTTCGATCAACAGTTTGTTAATAGTGGAGAATGAGGATTGTGGCGGACTGAAAGATAAGCTGGATAATGCAGGTTGTGAGTACACTCTTGTTTCAGAATGTGATATATCCGGACATCTAAAAGAAGGGGGATATACTATGATCGTCGAAATGCTTGAGCTGGCTTTGCATGCTACACCAGAGCATCTGAAAGAAGTCGTTTATGGCAAAGCCCGTGAGATGTCAGAGTATTCGGATGGAATTCTTTTGTTCTACGGTTTGTGTGGAAATGTTCTTGGCAAAGTGGATACGGATCTCGCTGATCTTCCATGTCCTGTCCGTATACTTAAAGAGGACAACGGAACTGTAATAGACGATTGTATCGGTGCTGTGCTGGGTAGCAGGGCTGCATATCTTGAGAAACTGAAGAGTTTTCACGGTGTTGGCACTTTCTTTATGACTCCGATGTGGGCAGCCCACTGGCGTGAGATGGTAGTGTCCGCGGGAATGACTCCTGACCCTGATGACATAAAGCTCTCAAAGTTCGTTTTTGATTATGCAGGATACAAGAATGTGGCTAAAATGGATACTGGCCTGCATTATGAGAAGCAGTTCGAGCCTATGGTGGAAGAGTTTGCAAGGCTCTTTGAGTTCGATATAATTGACATGGAAGCAAGTCCTGATTTGATGGTGAGCTGTTACAAGCAATTGAAAAAAGATGTTGTTCCTGACCAAAATTAA